The following are from one region of the Symmachiella macrocystis genome:
- a CDS encoding retropepsin-like aspartic protease family protein: MGAGNAQNRLQGQSHEPNAYELWLGVPESEQPPNFYRLLDLPPLESDLAKIEQAAKRCVSLVEGHLDSGNDRAAKKLLKQIGHVRQTLLNVEDKARYDEKLRAKLSGDSDKMRSESAERFILNMSSDDFNKPRWLPEQLLATIAVAALGILAISVAVIVWQSAYENVAVSVTENSPPGTDPPKRPPNSQLGPRGSVEDDSSPGALEKLPVEPVVPNSTSVAQNDTLPTDVAHKPEPGETQPGDASLSESDDSLKGPIPGTPATISSMKYPSRFKNVGPKIELTPQDVLAERDLIIIENQLVLREELEIKTSMKAIEELGNDISKAQKAQKSIQGKIGGVDKTVARLTGQMMKLNARMTKLGPNNVLGNNKIVAEMNSISGKRDIELKDKMKLNADLEAARVKEGQARGTYIENILQMQRLAERIDEKYRQLVDDPEVQRSLAAFNRNLNDDQKFTFQRSTQLEQHLAQLKTMATAVLSAVIPIRQGRGNSLYVDVTLNGDKTIPMVLDSGASLVCLPHKVAIAAGVESKDSDAKILLQIANGETIKGTAVTIPTMRVGKFTVQNVDAVIIGPEAPSAPTLLGMSFLRNFQFKIDPAANELKLISINIESRKMIKNK, translated from the coding sequence ATGGGAGCGGGTAACGCACAGAATCGTCTCCAGGGGCAAAGTCACGAACCCAATGCCTATGAACTGTGGTTGGGAGTCCCCGAAAGCGAGCAGCCCCCCAACTTTTATCGGCTACTCGACCTTCCGCCGCTGGAATCCGATCTTGCCAAAATTGAGCAAGCGGCGAAACGTTGCGTTAGCCTAGTTGAAGGTCATCTTGACAGCGGAAACGATCGTGCCGCCAAGAAATTGCTGAAGCAGATCGGCCATGTGCGTCAGACACTGCTTAACGTGGAGGACAAGGCACGCTACGACGAAAAGCTTCGCGCGAAACTGAGCGGCGATTCAGATAAAATGCGTTCCGAATCAGCGGAGCGGTTCATTCTGAATATGAGCAGTGACGATTTTAATAAGCCCCGTTGGCTGCCCGAGCAACTCCTGGCGACAATCGCCGTTGCCGCATTAGGAATTCTCGCCATCAGCGTCGCGGTGATTGTTTGGCAGTCCGCGTACGAGAACGTGGCCGTTTCCGTTACCGAAAATTCGCCACCTGGCACGGATCCACCCAAAAGACCTCCTAATTCACAGCTAGGTCCACGGGGATCTGTCGAAGATGACTCTTCACCTGGCGCGTTGGAAAAGCTGCCAGTTGAGCCAGTGGTTCCCAATTCGACATCGGTTGCTCAAAACGATACGCTCCCAACCGACGTCGCTCACAAACCTGAACCGGGTGAGACGCAACCCGGCGATGCGAGCTTGAGCGAATCGGACGATTCGCTCAAGGGGCCCATTCCCGGGACGCCTGCAACAATATCCAGTATGAAATACCCATCCCGTTTCAAAAACGTTGGCCCGAAGATCGAGCTCACCCCTCAGGACGTCTTGGCGGAACGTGACTTAATAATTATCGAAAATCAGTTAGTGCTGCGCGAGGAACTCGAAATCAAGACTTCGATGAAAGCAATCGAGGAACTGGGAAATGACATCAGCAAAGCACAGAAAGCCCAAAAGAGCATCCAAGGGAAGATCGGCGGTGTCGATAAAACAGTCGCCCGGCTTACTGGCCAGATGATGAAATTGAATGCGCGGATGACAAAGCTCGGTCCGAACAATGTGCTGGGAAACAACAAGATTGTCGCCGAAATGAACAGCATAAGCGGCAAGCGCGACATTGAACTGAAGGACAAGATGAAACTCAACGCGGACCTGGAGGCAGCCCGCGTAAAAGAAGGCCAAGCACGTGGGACTTACATCGAGAATATTTTGCAGATGCAACGCTTAGCCGAGCGAATTGATGAAAAATATCGACAGCTCGTTGATGACCCAGAAGTACAGCGTTCTCTAGCTGCATTCAACCGCAATCTTAACGATGACCAGAAATTTACATTCCAGCGATCCACTCAACTCGAACAACATTTGGCACAACTCAAGACCATGGCGACCGCGGTGTTGTCCGCGGTCATTCCGATTCGACAGGGACGGGGCAATAGTCTGTATGTCGATGTGACGTTGAACGGCGACAAAACGATTCCAATGGTGCTTGATTCCGGCGCGAGTCTGGTTTGTCTACCGCACAAAGTGGCGATCGCCGCCGGAGTGGAATCGAAAGATTCGGATGCGAAGATTTTGCTCCAGATTGCCAATGGTGAAACAATCAAAGGGACAGCTGTGACGATCCCAACAATGCGCGTTGGGAAATTCACGGTACAGAATGTAGACGCTGTTATCATTGGTCCCGAAGCACCGAGTGCTCCAACCTTGCTGGGGATGAGTTTTCTGCGCAACTTTCAATTCAAAATCGACCCCGCTGCAAATGAGTTGAAACTGATTAGCATCAACATCGAATCTCGCAAAATGATCAAGAACAAGTGA
- a CDS encoding H-X9-DG-CTERM domain-containing protein: MTLSWQGGPHWAPYFRSFHTGGAFFLFCDGSP; this comes from the coding sequence CTGACGCTCAGTTGGCAAGGGGGGCCGCATTGGGCCCCTTATTTCCGCAGCTTTCATACGGGCGGCGCGTTTTTTCTGTTTTGTGATGGGTCGCCTTAA